The genomic stretch CCACTGCTGCTTCAGGTCGGGTGTGGCGGCGGTCTTCAACGCGGCCAGCCGGCCCAGCACATCGGCTGGCGGGATGGCGGGGATGGTCGGCGCCGGCGGGGTGCCGGCTTTGGATTTGGTGGCGCGTGTCATGCGGGTCTCCGGTTGGTCCGGTTCGCATCCACGCGCTGGGGTGCCGGGCAGTGTAGGCCACGCTCTCCCTGGTCAGCAGCCTCGCGCGCAGCTTTCTCGGCAGCGCGGCTGCGCAGCCGCAGCAGGCCGGCGGCAAGGATGCTGCAGACCTCACGGAGGTGCGGCGGAAGGTGGGGATTGGCGGGGTTCGGTGGCATGGCTGGGAGGCAAGATCGTGTCGCCCAACCGAGAAGAACAGCGAAAACAATCTCTTAGAGAAGGCCCGCGGGAACAAAAGCACCGCTGCGAAATCCTGCGTAGGGCTTCGCCAGGCCGACTTTTCGTGCAACGCCGGTCGCGGCGCCGCGAATCGGTGCCGGCGCAGGGTCCCATCGCGGAAGCTAAATCATTAGCCACGTCCAACTTCGCGGCTTGACGTAGGACTTAGCAGCCGACTACGCCACTCCGCTAAGTGCCACAGGCAAGGATTTCGCCGGATGCAAGGGCGATGACGACCCCGACCACCACCCTGGGACAGGCCATCATTGCCGCCCGGAAGAAGCAGGGGATCAGCCAGAAGGACCTGGCCGCCGCTGTCCAGAAGGAGGACGGCACGGGATCGATATCGCCGCAATACCTCAACGACATCGAGCACGACCGCCGCAGCCCGACCTCCGACCAGCTGATCAGAGAATTCGCCCGGGCCTTATCCGTGGACGCGGATGATCTGTTCGTCCTGGCCGGCAAGATCCCCGAGGATCTCCGCGCCGCCGCGACAGATTCGGCGACCAGGGTCCGGGCGTTCAAGGCGTTCCGGAAAGCCCTCTCGAAATAGGATTGCATGCGTGTCGAGCTGGTCGATCGATAAATCGGGGCGCTTTCCGCAGAGGCTCTTCCTGCGTGCAGCAGAGATCGACCGTGATTGCGAGCGGCTGGTCACGGCCTTCCTGCAGCAGCGCCACGGCAATGTAAGCTTCCCGATCTCCACCGACGACCTCACGGTACTGGTCGACCAGCACAGCAGCAGTCTCGACCTGTATGCCGACCTCTCCGACGAGGGCGACGACGTCGAGGGGATGACGTGCTTCCTGCCAGACGAACCGCCGCAGGTCCTGATCTCCATTCAGCTGACCGAGCAAGCCAATCGGCAGAATCGGCTGCGCACCACGCTGGCCCATGAACTGGGCCACGCCTTCTACCACCGGGCTGTCTTTGATCAGCTTTTCGCCGCGCCGCCGCACATGTTCGAGGCGGCGCGCGCGGAGCCGCGGACAGTCTGCAAGCGCGACAGCATGATGGGGATCAGCGAGTTCGATTGGCTGGAATGGCAGGCCGGCTATTTCAGCGGCGCCATCCTGATGCCGGCCCAACAGGTGCGTCGGGCAGTTGGGGACCTCCTCCGGGACCGGGGGATCCATGGCGCTGCCGTCATCGGCACGCCGCCGGCCGCCGAGGCGGAGCGGCACACCATGGCCAGCTTCCAGGTCTCGGCCGAGGCGGCGCAGGTTCGGTTGCGGAAACTCGGTCTCTTGGCCGATTCGGCCGGGCCTCCCACGCTCTTCGGCTGACCCGACACGACTACGCTGCTGTGCGTATCTTTTCGCTTGTGCCCGCACACTGATTCTTGATACGTCGATTAGCGGAGCGCCGGATTGGCTGGCGTGGCCGTAATCGAAAGACCCCCCGTGCCGACAATCCCGGATTTCATCCGGAGCACGCCTCCGGCGTCGCTCCGCTCCTATTTCTCGTTCATTCAGGCCGAGATGCCGCCCGATGTGGTGTGGGAGGGTGCGGCCAACGTCGTCGTGCCACCCTTGCTTCGGGCGGTGGATGCCATGCACGACGCCGAGCGGCTGCGCGTCATGAACGACGCCGACCGCGTCGGCGCCATGACCGACGAAGCCGGCCAGGCCGCGCTCTACTCGATTACCAATGCTGCCGACATTCTGGACTCCCTGGAGAACGGGCATGCCCGGGCGCTGTGGATGTTCCTCAAGGACCCCGCCGGCTTCGGTCACGCGGAGGAAGTCCGCTATGCCGATGACCGCCGCTACGGCCGCATGTGGGACGGCTTCGAATGCCTGCCCGGCCTGACGGTGCCCCGTGACGGTGATCCCTACGCGGCCTTCAAGGCGGCCATCGCGACGCACTTCGACACGAAGCATGTCGAGGTGGAGATCTGCGATAGGTCCCGCCCCTCGCTCGACGGGGAGCATGCGGCGCTGATCCAGGTCGCCATCTACCGCGAAGGCCGCGCCGGTGATCGGCGCGCCTTCGTCGACGGCAAGCTCGACCGGCTTCCCTTCCGCCCGGTGGTCGAGGCGGCCATCACCTATGAGCCCGCCTCCGGCACCATCGAGGTGGTGGCGCAGGCACGGGAGACCCGCGAGGACCTGGTGCGACTGTTCGCCGAGCACATGCTGGGCGCGCCGTTCGACGGCGACCGCATCCCCATCCGCCAGTATTCACTGGACCACCTGCTGCAGCCCTTCGACTTTCCGACTGATGTTGAGGACAACATCGAATCCGTGAAGGTCAGCCTTCTGCGGTTGATGCCCTACGAGACGCAGGGCGAGCGCGTGACGCTGGAATGCATGCGTGGTGCGGAGCGCAGCATCTGGCAGATGGCGGAGGCGCGCTTTGGCGACAACGATCCGCTGGCCGGCGGCTTCAAGGTCACGCAGGCCCGCTTCACCATCAAGTTCCACGCGACGCCGGGGGTGCGCGGTGGTCGCACGCTGCCAGTCACCATCTCGATGCCGAAGGGTTGCGATTTGAAGGACCGCACCGACCGCGAGCGCCTGGTCGGTGAGAAGTACCTGAAGCGCTGGCGGATGCTGCGGGATGTCTGACGAACCGCCCCGGCTCTCCGCCGAGGCTGTCGCGCTGCTCCTCGAGGTGCTGGACCTGGAGGAGCCCTTCCTGAACGGGGCCGTGGCGGAGATGTCGCCCGGCCCCGTTGGCATGTTGCGCGCAGGCGGGCTGCTGGTGCCCCACGGTCACGAGACCGTCTCGGCATCGCTCGCGGATCACGACGACGCGCCGGTGACGCTGATTCGATCCGAGAAGGCGGGCGGGTTTGCCTATTTCAGCCCGTCCGGCGGTCTGGTCGCGGTGCCGGCCGCGCGACTGGCCCGGCATCGCGTCGAAATCACGAACACCCTTGCCGCGATCGGAGCCGATCTGGCGCTTCCATCCGCGCGCACGCCACGGCCATTGATCGATGGACTGCTCTGGGAGATGGGCGATGCCCGCCTCGGCAAGCGTCCGGCGCGCGTCCAGACATGGTTCGCGCGCCGAATGTGGCAGGCCGCTGTGCGGGCCCAGGTCGCAGCTGCACTGCAGGCACGGCCCTATCCGCGGGACGTGATCATCTTGTGCACCAGTCGCGCCGCCCGTCTTCGGGGGGTGTCACTACCTGGCACGATCCTGGTGCCGATCCGCGACGTGCTGGCCGCGGAGGATGGCCTGGCCGTGAGCGGCGAGATCCTGGACGCTCGCATGCGTGGTGTCGCAGTGGCGGCCGCCTCGGGCCCCCTGGACCTCACGCCGGATGGAACACGCCTGCGCATCCACGGCGGCGAACCAATCGTGTTCAGGTCGGACGACCACATCGAGGCAATCCGCAAGCTGGTCGACGCCTTCCATGCCGGCAGGCGCGTGCCGATCCGCGAGCTCACTGACCATGGGACGCTGCATCGACACTTTGGTGGCGTGAAGTGGAAGCTCCTGAAGCCCTACATCACCTCGGTGAAAGGCGCCTGGGGCTTCGACCTGTAGGCCGATTTCTCCCTTTTCTTCTCCCTAACCCCACCTCCTTCTTCTCCCTGTCCTGAAGCGATCTTCCCCGCGGTTGTTCGAACCAGCGCGAGGGAAGCACCGATGACAGTGAAGCATCTGACGCAGACGGAGGTGGCGCGCCGCTGGTGCCTCAGCCCCCGCACGTTGGAGCGCTGGCGCTGGCTGGGCCAGGGGCCCGCCTTCCTGAAGCTGGGCGGCCGCGTCGCCTATCGCCTCGAGGACATTGAGGCCTTCGAGGCGGCGCAGACGCGCGACGCCACCAGCATCCCGCAGCCGTCCCATGCCGGCGTGCCGGCCGCGGTGACCGCCTGATGCCCGCGCTGGTCCGCTACGAGCAGGCCCGCACCGCGCTGGCCGAATGCGCTCGCATCGATGAGGCCTCGGAGATCCGCGACAAGGCTTCGGCGCTCGCCGCCTATGCCCGCCAACGCGACGACCGCGACCTCGAGGTCTGGGTGCGCGAGATCCACCTGCGCGCCTGCGTGCGCATCGGCGAACTGAGCCGGGAGCTGGAACGCGCTGACCATGGCGGCTCAGGCGGTGGCTCGAAGTTCCCAGCGGTGGGAACTTCGAAGGCCCAGGCCCTGGCGGATGCGGGCATCTCCACCAGTACCGCCCACCGCTACGAGGAGCTGGCTGGCGGCCGCGAGGAGCAGGCCCAGGCCGCGGGGCGCGCCGCGATGGAGGCCTACTTCGCGCAGTCCCGCGCCGACGGCGCGCCGCCGACCATGACCGGGCTGCGCGGAGCCGTGCGCGATGCGGTGCACGCCACCCTCGGCCCGCCGCCGCCCCGCACGAAGCGTACGTCCCCGCCGCCCGAGCCGCCGAAGGTCACCCCCATCGGCGCCGACTGGGCGGATTGGACGGCCGCCGTCCTCACCGTGGCGACCCTGCCCACCGACTTCGCGTCGCTCGCCGGCCGCAGCCCGCGCGCCCTGCTCGCCGATCTGCGCGGCGAGGCGCGCGAGGCTCTGCAGCGGCTGCCGCTCTGGATCAACGCCCTGGAGAATGAACATGACCACACCGCATGACCGCATGCGGACGCTGATCCGCGAAGCCCGTATCAGCGTCCAACACCGCGGCAACGTTCCCGCCATCGTGGGCGAGATCGTCCGCAGCGCATCCGAGACCATCCGCCAGGATGATCAGCTGTTCGCCGTGGTGCTCTCGACCGCGCTGAACAAGCTCATCCGCGACGACCTCAAGCGCAGCGCCGAGAGCGCTGACCACGCTGAGGGCCTGCGCGCCGAGCAGATGGAGATGTTCCCGCAGGATGCGCGGGCGACCGTCGAGCAGATCGGCCGCGGCGAGGTCTTCGTCCCCAGCCGCAACGCCTTCGTGCCGCTGCTGCCGAGCCACCTCCTGCCGCAGGAGATCGACGAGGCCGGCGAGTACCTCATCCACCATGGTGGCGACTGCATCCGCCGTGGGGGGCTGCTGCGCCGCCTCGGGCGGATCATGCAGACCCACCGGCAGGCGGCGTGAGACCGGCCATGGGCAAATCCTCCCGCGACAAGGGCCTGCGCCGCGAGCGCGCCATCGTCGACATCCACATGAAGTGCGGCCTCAGGGCCGAGCGCGTGCCGCTCTCTGGCGCCGTCCGGTACCGCGGCAACGGCGCCGACGTCGATCTCTATGTCCGCGGCGCCGAGCCGGTAAAGGCAGAGGTCAAGGCCCGCGGCGAAGGCGACGGCTTTAAGACGCTGGAGCGGTGGCTCGGCGGCAACGACGCGCTTTTCCTTTGGCGCGATCGCGCCACGCCGATGGTGGTCCTGCCGCTTCACGTCTGGATCGAGATCGCGCGCCGCAGCGTGCGCTGCACGGAGCCGGATGCCGATCGAGAACGCGCCCGCCGCGCGCGCCAGGCCGAGGAAGGTCCGCTGCCGTCGCCCGACGCCATCGCCGAGGTGACGCCGTGAGCCCGCGCACCGCCCGCCGCGTGCACGCCATCGGTGAAGCCCTCCGCAACCTTGCCGGCGGCGTGCTGCTCGCCGGCGGCTTCATCGCGCTCCTCTGGCTCGCCGAGTTGGCGACCATCCCATGAGTGCCACCCCCATGCCGATGCCCGCGCCCGCCCGGCCGCCTGCATCGCCCATCCAGCCGGGTACCTCCTCGTTGAACGGGACCACCATGACCAACCGAACCACTCTGGCGCAGCTGCGCGAGATGGACGCCGCGCAGGCCGCCCGCCTGCCCGCCGATCATCTGGCGATGCTGCTGGAAGAGGTCGCGGCGGTGAAGGCCGACGCCAAGCACCTCGCCGACCTACTGCACGACGCGCTGCATGCCCGCTACGGCGGTCCCGCCGCCGCGGCCCGTCGCGCCGAGGGCAAGGACACCGGCCGTGTCCGCGTCGCGGATGACGCCTTCGAGGTCGTCGCCGACCTCCCGAAGAAGGCGGCGTGGGACCAGCCGAAGCTGGCCGCGGCGGTCGCCACCATCGTGGCGTGGGGCGAGGACCCCGCGGACTACGTCAGCACCGAGATCCGCGTGCCGGAAAGCCGCTTCACGGCCTGGCCGCCGCGCATCCGTGCGGTCTTCGAGCCGGCGCGCACCGTCGCCACCGGCCGCCCCTCCTACACCCTCGAACAGAAGGACGCCGCGTGATGGCGCACGAGCTCCGCATCCAGGTCGTCATCCCGCTGCAGGGCGATGCCGTTGCCCGCGCGAAGGACGTCGCGGCCTTCGAGCCGACGCTCGACAGCTTCACTGAAGTCGTCGCGCGCGCCGGGGGCGAAATCAAGGTCGACGTCATCAAGGCCAAGCCGCGCGCCGCGAAGCAGGAGGCCAAGTGATGGCGATCTCCCTCGCATCCCTGCGGCGTGGCGGCGACGCGCGCCCGCCGCGGCTGCTCACCTATGGCGTGGCCGGCGTCGGCAAGACGCTCTTCGCGACCTCGGCGCCGCGGCCGGTGGTGGTGCAGACCGAGGACGGGCTGGGCACGATCAGTGCCGCCACCTTCGGCGTGCTGCGCAGCTTCGACGCGGTGATGGAGGCGCTCGGCAGCCTCTACACCGAGCCGCACGACTTCGAGACGCTGGTGGTGGACAGCCTCGACTGGCTGGAGCCGCTGGTCTGGCAGCACACGGCGCAGACTCACAACCAGCCGGGCATCGAGTCCTTCGGCTACGGCAAGGGCTACCTCGCCGCGCTCGACACCTGGCGCAGCTTCCTCGACGGCGTGAACGCGCTGCGCGACGAGCGCGGCATGGGCGTGATCCTGATCGCGCATGCCGAGATCCGGCGCTTCGATAGCCCTGAGACGGAACCGTACGACCGGTACCAGCCCAAGCTGCACCGCAGTGCTTCGGCGCTGGTGCAGGAGCACGTCGATGCCGTCCTCTTCGCGAACTATCGCGTCAGCACGCTGAAGTCGGACGTCGGCTTCAACAAGAAGGTGGTCCGCGGCGTCAGCGGCGGTGATCGCCTGCTGCACACCGCCGAGCGGCCGGCCTTCCTCGCGAAGAACCGCTTCGGCTTGGCCGAGACGCTGCCGCTGTCCTGGCCCGAGCTCGCCGCCGGCATCCCCTTCTACGCGACGCCGCCCAGCGCCGCCCCCGCCTCCACAACCGAAGCCCGGAGCTGACCCATGGCATCCCTCAATGGAACCTTTGACGCGACCGAGGTCGCCCCCGCCGTCCCGCTGGAGGTGCTGCCGCCCGGCAAATACCTCGCGCATCTGATCGAGAGCGAGATGCTGCCGACCAAGGCCGGCGACGGGCAGCTGCTCAAGCTGGTGTTTGAGGTGCTGGAAGGCGCCTCGGCCCGCCGCAAGATCTTCGACCAGCTGAATCTGGTGAACCGCAACGAGCAGACGGTTGAGATTGCGCAGCGCACGCTGTCGGCCATCTGCCACGCGGTCGGCCAGGTGCATGTCAGCGACAGCGAGCAGCTGCACTTCAAGCCGCTGATCGTGACGCTGAAGGTCGAGCCGGCCGGCCCCGACAAATACGGCGTGCACCGCGAGGCGCGAAACAAGGTGGCTGGCTACTCGGCGGCAAACGTCGGCGCGGCCACCGGCACCGCCCCGCGCCCTAACAGCCCGGGTCCCCGCCCGGCCGCCGCGGCACCACCGCCGGCCGCCCGCACCGGCGCCGCGGCGACCCCGCCCTGGCGCCGCAATGCCTGATCATCTGCCGGCAGGCCGCCTGCCTGCCGGCCTCCCTTTCTCGAACCAGGATAAGGTCATGGCCGCCCTTCCTCCGCCCGCATGTCCCACCGTCACCGCCATCTACGCGGCCTATGAGACGGCAGCGGATAGCGGCTATCGCGCGCATCTCGGCGCCTCGCTGATCGGCACCGAATGCGAGCGCGCCATCTGGTATTCCTTCCGGTGGGCCACGCGCGCCCGGCATGCTGGCCGGCTGCTGCGGCTGTTCGATACTGGCAATCTGGCCGAGGCCCGGTTCGTCGCCGACCTGCGCCGCATCGGCGTCACCGTCCTGGACCTGGATCCCGCGACGGGGCGCCAGTGGAACCTGCGCGATGCCTCCGGCCACTTCGGCGGCAGCATGGACTCGGTGGCGATCGGTCTGCCCGAGGCGCCGACCACCTGGCACGTCTGCGAATTCAAGACCCACAGCGCCAAGTCCTTCGCCAAGCTGAAGGCCGAGGGCGTCGCCGCCTCCAAGCCGCTGCATTGGGCGCAGATGCAGGCCTACATGCATCTCGCCGGCCTCGATCGCGCCTTCTACCTGGCGGTCTGCAAGGACACGGACGAGCTCTACCAGGAGCGCATCCGCCACGATGCCGAGGCGGGGCTGCGTATCCTGGCCAAGGCCGAGCGCATCATCGGTGCCGCCCGGCCGCCCGCCCGCATCAGCCAGGATCCCGCCTGGTGGCAGTGCCGCTTCTGCGACCACCATGCCGTCTGCCATGCCGGCGCGGCACCGGAGCGTCATTGCCGATCCTGCCTGCATGCCTCGCCCGCCCCGGGTGGTATCTGGCATTGCGCCCGGCACGCGGCCCCGCTGGACCGGCGCGACCAGGAGGCCGGTTGCGCGGCGCATCTCTATCTGCCCGACCTCGTGGCCGCGGAGCAGATCGACGCCGGGGAGGATTGGGTCAGCTATCGGCTGCCGGATGGCACCGTATGGCGTGACGGCGTGCCCGCCGACGGCGCGATGGGAGTGGCGGCATGAACCCGGTGCTCCACGCCATCGAGCGCAAGGCCGTCTGCGGCACCTGTGTCTTCTGGCAGCTCGCCACCAGCCGGTCGGACGATGGCTATCAGGACGAGGGCCTGTGCCGCCGGCGCGCACCCTCGGCCATCCCGTCCACCAGCATCTGCAGCGACGGCCAGGACATGGGCGGCGAGCAGGGCCTGCTCACCGCCTGGCCGCGCACCTTCAGCGAAAGCGATTGGTGCGGCGAGTGGAAGGTCCGCGGCGAATACGCGGGACGGAACCGGCCCGGGGAGGAGGCATCCGCATGACCCTCTCCCTCCGCCCTTATCAGCGCGCCGCCATCGAGGCGCTCTACGACTATTTCTCGGCCAGCAGCGGCAATCCGCTGGTCGTGATGCCGACCGGCACCGGCAAGAGCCTGTGCATCGCCGGCTTCACGCGCGAGGCGATCGCCGCCTATGGCGACACCCGCGTGCTGATCCTCACCCACGTGAAGGAGCTGATCCAGCAGAACTTCATGGCCATGCTGCGCGCCTGGCCGGAGGCGCCGGCCGGCATCTACTCGGCCGGGCTGTCCCGCCGCGACATCCACGCGCAGATCCTGTTCGCCGGCATCCAGTCGATCCACCGCCACGCCCGGCAAGTGCAGCGCTGCGACCTGGTGCTGATCGACGAGGCCCATCTGCTCGGCCGCGGCGACAGCGGCATGTACCGCTCCTTCCTCGCCCAGCTGAACGAGATCAACGCGGGCCTGCTGAAGGTCGTGGGCTTCACGGCCACGCCCTATCGCCTGGACAGCGGCATGCTGCACGAGGGCAAGGACCGGCTCTTCACCGACATCGCCTTCCAGGTCCCGGTGCTGGAGATGATCCAGCAGGGTTACCTGTGCCCGGTCGTCCCCAAGCAGACCTCGACGCAGCTCGATGTCGGCGGCGTCGGCACCCGCGGTGGCGAATTCATCGCCAAGGACCTCGAGGCGGCGGTGGACCGCGACGAGGTCACGCGCGCCGCGGTGGCCGAGATCGTCCAGCACGGCGCTGGCCGCGGCTCTTGGCTGGTGTTCTGCTCCGGCGTGGCGCACGCCCGACACGTCCGGGACGCCATCCGCGAGCACGGCGTCTCCGCCGAGACCGTGACGGGCGACACGCCGGGCCCGGAGCGCGATGGCATCCTGGCCGCCTTCAAGGCGGGGCGGCTGCGCTGCGTCACCAACGCGAATGTCCTGACCACCGGCTTCGACGCACCGGGGACCGACCTGATCGCGCTCCTGCGCCCCACGAAGAGCGTCGGCCTCTATGTCCAGATGGTCGGCCGCGGCACGCGCCTGGCGGAGGGCAAGGACGATTGCCTGGTGCTGGACTTCGCCGGCAACACGGCGCGGCACGGGCCGATCGACATGGTCGATGGCCGGAAGAAGGAACCTGCCGGCGATGGCGAGGCGCCGATCAAGGTGTGCCCCGAGTGCCAGACCATCAACCACGCCAGCGCGCGGCACTGCATCGAGTGTGATCACGAGTTCCCGCCGCCCGTGGTGAAGGTCGCACCGCAGGCGGCGTCGAACGCGCTGCTCTCGACGCAGATCCAGGCGGCTTGGTGCGACGTGACCGGCATCACCTACGCGCGCCACGACAAGCCCGGGAAGCCCGCCTCGCTGCGCGTCACCTATGAATGCGGCCTCGCGCGGCACAGCGAGTGGGTCTGCTTCGAGCATACCGGCTTCCCGCGGGACAAGGCGGTGGGCTGGTGGCGGCGGCGTGCCGGCAATCTCCCGCCCCCTGCGACCGTCGATGCGGCGCTGGAGCAGCTAGACCAGCTGCGGCGGCCCATCGCGATTCAGGTGCGGCCGGCTGGCCAATACACCGAGATCGCCGCCGCGAGGTTCGTGTGAGATGCGCAGCCTGTCGCCTCCGCACCGCCCGCGGCTTTGGTTGGTTCGATCCGCGCGTGCGGACCAGCGAGCCGCTGCCCGCCTGCTCCATGCGCTGCATGAGCGCGCTCTGCCGGAGGTGGGGCGTGGTTGATCCCGACGAGCACGAAGTCGCCGCCATCACGGCGGCCAGCCCCATGGCGGGCGAATACCTGGAGAGCATCGGCAAGACCGATCTCGCCGTGCTG from Sediminicoccus sp. KRV36 encodes the following:
- a CDS encoding helix-turn-helix transcriptional regulator, with translation MTTPTTTLGQAIIAARKKQGISQKDLAAAVQKEDGTGSISPQYLNDIEHDRRSPTSDQLIREFARALSVDADDLFVLAGKIPEDLRAAATDSATRVRAFKAFRKALSK
- a CDS encoding PD-(D/E)XK nuclease family protein, translated to MAALPPPACPTVTAIYAAYETAADSGYRAHLGASLIGTECERAIWYSFRWATRARHAGRLLRLFDTGNLAEARFVADLRRIGVTVLDLDPATGRQWNLRDASGHFGGSMDSVAIGLPEAPTTWHVCEFKTHSAKSFAKLKAEGVAASKPLHWAQMQAYMHLAGLDRAFYLAVCKDTDELYQERIRHDAEAGLRILAKAERIIGAARPPARISQDPAWWQCRFCDHHAVCHAGAAPERHCRSCLHASPAPGGIWHCARHAAPLDRRDQEAGCAAHLYLPDLVAAEQIDAGEDWVSYRLPDGTVWRDGVPADGAMGVAA
- a CDS encoding DEAD/DEAH box helicase, encoding MTLSLRPYQRAAIEALYDYFSASSGNPLVVMPTGTGKSLCIAGFTREAIAAYGDTRVLILTHVKELIQQNFMAMLRAWPEAPAGIYSAGLSRRDIHAQILFAGIQSIHRHARQVQRCDLVLIDEAHLLGRGDSGMYRSFLAQLNEINAGLLKVVGFTATPYRLDSGMLHEGKDRLFTDIAFQVPVLEMIQQGYLCPVVPKQTSTQLDVGGVGTRGGEFIAKDLEAAVDRDEVTRAAVAEIVQHGAGRGSWLVFCSGVAHARHVRDAIREHGVSAETVTGDTPGPERDGILAAFKAGRLRCVTNANVLTTGFDAPGTDLIALLRPTKSVGLYVQMVGRGTRLAEGKDDCLVLDFAGNTARHGPIDMVDGRKKEPAGDGEAPIKVCPECQTINHASARHCIECDHEFPPPVVKVAPQAASNALLSTQIQAAWCDVTGITYARHDKPGKPASLRVTYECGLARHSEWVCFEHTGFPRDKAVGWWRRRAGNLPPPATVDAALEQLDQLRRPIAIQVRPAGQYTEIAAARFV
- a CDS encoding ImmA/IrrE family metallo-endopeptidase, coding for MSSWSIDKSGRFPQRLFLRAAEIDRDCERLVTAFLQQRHGNVSFPISTDDLTVLVDQHSSSLDLYADLSDEGDDVEGMTCFLPDEPPQVLISIQLTEQANRQNRLRTTLAHELGHAFYHRAVFDQLFAAPPHMFEAARAEPRTVCKRDSMMGISEFDWLEWQAGYFSGAILMPAQQVRRAVGDLLRDRGIHGAAVIGTPPAAEAERHTMASFQVSAEAAQVRLRKLGLLADSAGPPTLFG
- a CDS encoding helix-turn-helix domain-containing protein, with the translated sequence MTVKHLTQTEVARRWCLSPRTLERWRWLGQGPAFLKLGGRVAYRLEDIEAFEAAQTRDATSIPQPSHAGVPAAVTA
- a CDS encoding DUF669 domain-containing protein, coding for MASLNGTFDATEVAPAVPLEVLPPGKYLAHLIESEMLPTKAGDGQLLKLVFEVLEGASARRKIFDQLNLVNRNEQTVEIAQRTLSAICHAVGQVHVSDSEQLHFKPLIVTLKVEPAGPDKYGVHREARNKVAGYSAANVGAATGTAPRPNSPGPRPAAAAPPPAARTGAAATPPWRRNA
- a CDS encoding ATP-binding protein is translated as MAISLASLRRGGDARPPRLLTYGVAGVGKTLFATSAPRPVVVQTEDGLGTISAATFGVLRSFDAVMEALGSLYTEPHDFETLVVDSLDWLEPLVWQHTAQTHNQPGIESFGYGKGYLAALDTWRSFLDGVNALRDERGMGVILIAHAEIRRFDSPETEPYDRYQPKLHRSASALVQEHVDAVLFANYRVSTLKSDVGFNKKVVRGVSGGDRLLHTAERPAFLAKNRFGLAETLPLSWPELAAGIPFYATPPSAAPASTTEARS